From the genome of Deinococcus sp. AJ005, one region includes:
- a CDS encoding aldo/keto reductase, which translates to MHYRTLGKTGYDVSSISFGAWAIGGTWGEVSEADAMSALHKALDLGINFFDTADVYGDGRSERLIARLRQERPETFYVATKAGRRLDPHEAGGYNARNLRGFIERSLQNLETETLDLLQLHCPPPEVYERDEVFGVLDDFKTEGLLRAYGVSVETVDEALTAIKHPNVSTVQIIFNIFRFKPAEQFFAAAREANVGILARVPLASGLLTGKMTAQSSFAPDDHRSFNRHGEAFDKGETFSGVDFETGLRAVDELRPLVPAGMTLAEFALRWILMFPEVSCAIPGAKNAAQAEANARAADLPPLSEDTMRGVADVYDRLIRPQVQDLW; encoded by the coding sequence ATGCACTACCGCACACTTGGCAAGACCGGCTATGACGTGTCCAGCATCAGCTTTGGGGCGTGGGCCATCGGCGGCACCTGGGGCGAGGTCAGCGAGGCCGACGCCATGAGCGCCCTGCATAAAGCTTTAGACCTGGGCATCAATTTCTTTGATACCGCCGACGTGTACGGCGATGGACGCAGCGAACGTCTGATCGCCCGGCTGAGGCAGGAGCGCCCGGAAACCTTTTACGTGGCAACCAAGGCCGGACGCCGTTTGGACCCACATGAGGCGGGCGGTTACAACGCCAGGAACCTGCGCGGCTTCATCGAGCGCAGTTTGCAGAATCTGGAGACCGAGACTCTTGACCTCCTCCAGCTCCACTGCCCGCCGCCGGAAGTGTACGAGCGCGATGAAGTGTTTGGCGTGCTAGACGACTTCAAAACGGAAGGGCTGCTGCGGGCCTACGGCGTCAGCGTGGAAACGGTGGATGAGGCGCTGACCGCCATCAAGCACCCCAACGTCTCTACAGTCCAGATCATCTTCAATATCTTCCGCTTCAAGCCTGCCGAACAGTTCTTCGCGGCGGCGCGCGAGGCCAATGTGGGCATCCTGGCCCGTGTGCCCCTGGCAAGTGGCCTGCTGACTGGCAAGATGACGGCCCAAAGCAGCTTTGCCCCCGATGACCACCGCAGTTTCAACCGGCACGGCGAGGCGTTCGACAAGGGTGAAACCTTCTCCGGCGTGGATTTTGAAACGGGTCTTAGGGCGGTGGATGAGTTGCGCCCGCTCGTGCCTGCTGGCATGACGCTGGCCGAGTTCGCCCTGCGCTGGATTCTGATGTTCCCCGAAGTGAGCTGCGCCATTCCGGGGGCCAAGAACGCTGCCCAGGCCGAGGCCAACGCCCGCGCCGCCGATCTGCCGCCGCTGAGCGAGGACACGATGCGCGGGGTGGCAGATGTATATGACCGCCTGATCCGGCCCCAGGTTCAGGACCTGTGGTGA
- a CDS encoding GNAT family N-acetyltransferase, whose protein sequence is MTIRPAIPADTPAIAHIHVTSWRETYAGLMPDDFLDRMTNEETQRRREGGWERTISQKLETVLVAEQDGVMVAFGSAGPARDHPGYEAELMTLYALKSAQGRGLGRALFTEIVQQLRADGFQNLALWVLDANPTREWYLRQGGREAGEKTEGELREMRIVWDTLPG, encoded by the coding sequence ATGACCATCCGCCCCGCCATTCCAGCCGATACCCCCGCCATTGCCCACATTCACGTCACCAGTTGGCGCGAAACGTACGCGGGCCTGATGCCGGACGACTTTCTGGACCGCATGACGAACGAGGAAACGCAGCGGCGGCGTGAGGGAGGCTGGGAACGGACCATCTCCCAGAAGCTGGAAACCGTGCTGGTGGCCGAACAGGACGGGGTTATGGTGGCCTTCGGCTCCGCTGGCCCAGCCCGCGATCATCCGGGTTACGAGGCGGAATTGATGACGCTGTACGCCCTGAAGTCTGCCCAGGGGCGCGGGCTGGGGCGGGCGCTGTTCACGGAAATAGTGCAGCAGCTCAGGGCAGACGGCTTTCAGAATCTGGCCCTGTGGGTACTGGATGCCAACCCCACGCGAGAGTGGTATCTGCGCCAGGGCGGACGCGAGGCGGGCGAAAAGACCGAGGGGGAACTGCGCGAGATGCGAATCGTCTGGGACACCCTGCCGGGCTGA
- a CDS encoding AAA family ATPase: protein MTDLSLLHLPSPAVIALIGAPAAGKSTFAARHFQPEEVLSGDFSPELERRLARGELSVVNAPLTRPDERRRVLEASRAHDLPAVAIVLDLPRQVLEERAIQMELDPAAVLTDFAELRRTLGGLQKEGFRQVYVLRSVAEINDAQMVRVPLPPDRRDLPGPFDFIGDVHGCLPELLGLLGKLGYSVSSSEVAPPAGRTAVFMGDLTDRGPDSAGVLRVVMGMAASGAALCVPGNHDEKLARALDGKAVRAMHGLEGTLAQMDAAGEDFKAQARAFIGSLSSHLVLDGGRIVAAHAGLPEKYQGRIASRVRSFALYGDVDGSRDELGLPIRRDWAAEYGGEAIVVYGHTPVAAPVWINRTVDIDTGCAFGNALTALRYPELEFVSVPARQIYTPPPRPLPLLGPGTGTPELG from the coding sequence ATGACCGATCTCTCCCTCCTCCACCTCCCCTCTCCCGCCGTCATCGCTTTAATCGGCGCACCTGCTGCGGGCAAAAGCACCTTTGCGGCGCGGCATTTTCAGCCCGAAGAAGTGCTGTCAGGCGACTTTTCGCCGGAGCTGGAGCGCAGGCTTGCACGCGGCGAACTGAGCGTGGTGAACGCCCCCCTGACCCGCCCAGACGAACGGCGGCGCGTGCTGGAGGCGTCCCGCGCCCACGATCTGCCCGCCGTCGCCATTGTGCTGGATCTGCCCCGGCAGGTGCTGGAGGAACGGGCAATACAGATGGAACTGGACCCCGCCGCCGTCCTCACCGACTTTGCCGAGTTGCGCCGCACGCTGGGCGGCTTGCAAAAAGAGGGTTTTCGTCAGGTGTACGTTCTGCGCTCGGTGGCCGAGATTAATGACGCACAGATGGTGCGCGTGCCCTTGCCCCCGGATCGCCGCGATTTGCCCGGCCCCTTCGATTTCATCGGCGACGTGCATGGCTGCCTGCCCGAACTGCTGGGGTTGCTGGGCAAACTCGGCTACAGCGTCAGCAGTTCAGAGGTCGCGCCGCCAGCGGGCCGCACTGCCGTCTTTATGGGTGATCTGACGGACCGAGGGCCAGACAGCGCAGGCGTGCTGCGCGTGGTCATGGGCATGGCGGCGTCGGGCGCGGCGCTGTGCGTGCCGGGCAACCACGACGAGAAACTGGCCCGCGCGCTGGACGGCAAGGCAGTCAGGGCCATGCACGGCCTGGAAGGAACGCTGGCCCAGATGGACGCGGCGGGCGAGGACTTCAAGGCGCAGGCCCGTGCCTTTATCGGCAGCCTGTCCAGCCATCTGGTGCTGGACGGCGGGCGAATTGTTGCGGCGCACGCTGGACTGCCTGAGAAGTATCAGGGGCGGATAGCCAGCCGGGTCCGCAGTTTCGCGCTGTACGGCGACGTGGACGGCAGCCGCGATGAGCTGGGGCTGCCGATCCGCCGCGACTGGGCCGCCGAATATGGTGGAGAGGCCATTGTGGTCTACGGTCACACGCCCGTCGCCGCGCCTGTCTGGATTAACCGCACGGTGGACATTGACACAGGCTGCGCTTTCGGCAACGCACTGACGGCATTGCGCTATCCCGAACTGGAATTCGTCAGCGTCCCTGCCCGCCAGATTTACACGCCCCCACCCCGCCCTTTGCCCTTGCTGGGGCCGGGAACGGGAACGCCAGAGCTGGGTTAA
- a CDS encoding isoprenylcysteine carboxylmethyltransferase family protein — MNPQNRLQSFRQRGGDLVAAQFVLLALVALSGRQRSEVGVVQKTAGLALMGLGGAVVMGSGRTLGRNLSPLPEPLDTSELVTTGLYAHVRHPIYSGLLTLGLGWGVLRGSPGALGWTAALAPLFHFKSAREEKALLVRFPDYAAYRKRTKRFVPGVI, encoded by the coding sequence ATGAATCCTCAGAATCGTCTCCAGAGCTTTCGCCAGCGCGGCGGCGATCTGGTGGCCGCGCAGTTTGTGCTGCTGGCATTAGTCGCCCTGAGCGGACGGCAGCGAAGCGAGGTTGGCGTCGTTCAGAAAACGGCGGGTCTGGCCCTGATGGGACTGGGCGGCGCAGTCGTCATGGGCAGTGGGCGCACGCTGGGCCGCAACCTCAGCCCTCTGCCGGAGCCGCTGGATACGTCGGAACTGGTCACGACGGGGCTGTATGCCCATGTCCGTCACCCGATTTACAGCGGGTTGCTGACTTTGGGCCTGGGCTGGGGCGTCCTGCGGGGCAGTCCGGGGGCGCTGGGCTGGACTGCCGCCCTCGCCCCGCTGTTTCACTTTAAATCGGCTCGTGAGGAAAAGGCGCTGTTGGTGCGCTTTCCCGACTACGCGGCCTACCGCAAACGGACAAAACGATTCGTGCCAGGGGTGATTTAA
- a CDS encoding ABC transporter ATP-binding protein codes for MTVATREKAEAQATNTPPLHVENLSRVYPSGEGQVQALAPFTHTFPPGMTAVVGPSGSGKSTLLNLLAGFDSPSTGHVAVGDVNLTTLSEPARADFRLAHYGFVFQNHNLVSILSAQENVEFPLTLAGLPPKERRARARELLALVGLENRAGHLPNQLSGGEAQRVAIARALARDPGILLADEPTGNLDSKTGELVLSLLTRAAAEGRRVVLITHDLEVAALANYRLSVRDGVVTAG; via the coding sequence ATGACTGTCGCAACGAGAGAAAAGGCCGAGGCTCAGGCCACCAACACGCCGCCCCTGCACGTTGAAAACCTGTCGCGCGTCTACCCCAGCGGCGAGGGGCAGGTGCAGGCGCTGGCCCCGTTCACGCATACCTTTCCGCCGGGGATGACGGCAGTGGTGGGGCCGTCGGGCAGCGGCAAAAGCACCCTGTTGAATCTGCTGGCCGGGTTTGACTCGCCCAGCACCGGGCATGTGGCGGTGGGCGACGTTAACCTGACCACCCTTTCTGAACCCGCGCGGGCCGATTTCCGGCTGGCGCACTACGGCTTCGTGTTCCAGAACCACAACCTCGTCAGCATCCTGAGCGCACAGGAGAACGTGGAGTTTCCTCTAACGCTGGCGGGCCTGCCGCCCAAAGAACGTCGGGCGCGGGCGCGGGAATTGCTGGCCCTGGTGGGCCTGGAAAACCGCGCCGGACATCTGCCCAACCAGCTTTCGGGCGGCGAGGCGCAGCGCGTGGCCATCGCCCGCGCCCTGGCCCGCGATCCTGGCATCCTGCTGGCCGACGAGCCGACGGGGAATCTGGACAGCAAGACCGGAGAACTGGTGCTGTCGCTGCTGACCAGGGCCGCCGCCGAGGGCCGCCGCGTGGTCCTGATCACCCACGATCTGGAGGTGGCGGCGCTGGCAAATTACCGCCTGAGCGTGCGCGACGGCGTGGTGACGGCGGGATAG
- a CDS encoding ABC transporter permease, whose translation MKWTDLWGLAWRGLTRRRVRTGLTALGITVAVASMVIFLSLGEGIRKVFVEQLGGIGPDIQVSLSGFTQGFAPQPNLPDKAVTDIQALSSELGIKTVTPVVMTIRGSLDVSQSVVLYGLPAAQGIGAVFPNSSEAQGRAFTAADEGKGVAIAGAKAAQNLNLKVGSTLNLNRRNQAKVVGVLAPESGLVDNFIFLPLNTLQKSEGAEGRVSLVAVKLDNPRQAREVATALSDKLDLEASTQSDFLSFVERALKISDAVRFGISLISLIVGGLAVANTVMMGVFERTREFGTLRAIGARPGFVRALVLSESLLLSLVGGVGGVIVGLVGIWGVNLYTQQLAGIDAAALTPRLVLLALGISLFLGLVSGLLPARTASKLNITEALGRV comes from the coding sequence ATGAAATGGACGGATTTGTGGGGACTGGCGTGGCGCGGGCTGACGCGGCGGCGGGTGCGAACCGGCCTGACCGCGCTGGGGATCACGGTGGCAGTGGCGAGCATGGTCATTTTTCTGTCGCTGGGCGAGGGCATCCGCAAGGTGTTTGTGGAGCAACTGGGCGGTATCGGCCCGGATATTCAGGTCAGCCTGAGCGGCTTCACGCAGGGCTTTGCGCCGCAGCCCAACCTGCCCGACAAGGCCGTGACCGATATCCAGGCGCTGTCCTCTGAACTGGGGATTAAAACGGTGACCCCGGTGGTGATGACCATCCGGGGCAGTCTGGACGTATCGCAGAGCGTCGTGCTGTATGGCCTGCCTGCTGCGCAGGGCATCGGGGCGGTGTTTCCCAATTCATCGGAGGCGCAGGGCCGCGCCTTTACTGCCGCCGACGAGGGCAAAGGGGTAGCCATTGCGGGCGCAAAGGCCGCGCAGAACCTGAATCTCAAGGTGGGCAGCACCCTCAACCTCAACCGACGCAACCAGGCGAAAGTGGTGGGCGTGCTGGCCCCCGAATCCGGGCTGGTGGACAACTTCATCTTCCTGCCGCTGAACACCCTGCAAAAGTCGGAGGGTGCAGAGGGCCGCGTCTCCCTGGTGGCCGTCAAACTGGACAATCCCCGTCAAGCGCGTGAGGTGGCCACGGCGCTGTCCGACAAACTGGACCTGGAAGCCTCCACCCAGTCGGACTTCCTGAGCTTTGTGGAACGGGCGCTGAAAATCAGCGACGCGGTGCGCTTCGGCATCTCGCTGATCTCATTGATCGTGGGTGGGCTGGCGGTGGCGAACACGGTGATGATGGGCGTCTTTGAGCGCACCCGCGAATTCGGCACCTTGCGGGCCATCGGGGCGCGGCCCGGCTTCGTGCGGGCGCTGGTGCTCAGCGAATCGCTGCTGCTGTCGCTGGTGGGCGGTGTAGGCGGCGTGATCGTGGGTCTGGTGGGCATCTGGGGCGTCAACCTGTACACCCAGCAACTGGCCGGAATCGACGCCGCCGCGCTGACGCCCCGGCTGGTGCTGCTGGCGCTGGGCATCAGCCTGTTTCTGGGATTGGTGTCGGGGTTATTGCCTGCCCGCACCGCCAGTAAGTTGAACATCACCGAAGCGCTGGGGAGGGTCTGA
- a CDS encoding DUF4127 family protein, whose protein sequence is MFRPAVLLSILFAAQAGAQTLLPLDSRPATRVLPALIAGLGGGVPHVPPAVLLGNAGQEANPALLAAWLNMQPTDGPLIASLDALAYGGLVQSRKSPLSAAQALARLEPLHEWHTQTGQPIYAFIALPREPDATDRARNLAVARAMLDWASSGVLAQLDITWDDALPGSPAPAEGATLAKEAADRGLTNVRVYPGADEVLSMLVARALAPQLKTVRVEYSDPKAAQAVIRYEGIPLTQSAANHAAGSGFTVVESDADLTLYVFNGGDPRKSALRISALLRRGPVAVADVEKVNLGNSRLWADLTTLRQHANLRALAAWGTPGNNLGSALAHARLALNNPDPLRQDALLAREYANDVIYSTELRATLRKAVPEKELDTPQGQAELLKLAQSYFPLRIGNEYVLDAAALPWGRSFEWDFDLQTR, encoded by the coding sequence ATGTTTCGTCCTGCTGTCCTGCTGTCCATCCTGTTCGCTGCCCAGGCCGGGGCACAAACGCTGCTCCCGCTGGATTCACGGCCCGCGACACGGGTGCTGCCCGCCCTGATCGCGGGCCTCGGCGGCGGCGTACCCCACGTCCCGCCCGCCGTGCTGCTGGGCAACGCTGGACAGGAGGCCAACCCGGCGCTGCTGGCCGCGTGGCTGAACATGCAGCCCACAGACGGTCCGCTGATCGCTTCGCTGGACGCGCTGGCCTACGGCGGGCTGGTGCAGTCGCGCAAAAGTCCGTTGAGTGCGGCACAGGCGCTGGCCCGGCTAGAGCCTCTGCACGAGTGGCACACGCAGACCGGGCAGCCCATTTACGCCTTCATCGCCCTGCCGCGCGAGCCGGACGCCACGGACCGGGCACGCAATCTGGCGGTGGCGCGGGCCATGCTGGACTGGGCCAGCTCTGGTGTCCTGGCCCAGTTGGACATCACCTGGGACGACGCCCTGCCCGGCAGCCCGGCCCCGGCAGAAGGTGCGACGCTAGCAAAGGAAGCGGCAGATAGGGGCCTGACGAACGTGCGCGTCTACCCCGGCGCGGACGAGGTGCTGTCCATGCTGGTGGCCCGCGCGCTGGCCCCACAGCTTAAAACCGTGCGGGTGGAGTACAGCGATCCAAAGGCGGCACAGGCCGTCATCAGGTACGAGGGCATTCCGCTGACGCAGAGCGCGGCCAACCACGCGGCGGGCAGCGGCTTTACCGTGGTGGAGTCGGACGCCGATCTGACCCTGTACGTGTTCAACGGTGGCGATCCGCGCAAATCTGCCCTGCGAATCAGCGCCCTGCTGCGGCGCGGGCCAGTGGCAGTGGCGGACGTGGAAAAGGTCAACCTGGGCAACTCGCGGCTGTGGGCTGATCTGACCACCCTGCGCCAGCACGCCAATCTGCGGGCACTGGCGGCGTGGGGAACGCCGGGCAACAACCTTGGCTCGGCGCTGGCCCATGCCAGACTGGCCCTCAACAATCCCGATCCACTGCGGCAGGACGCTCTGCTGGCCCGCGAATACGCCAACGACGTGATCTACAGCACCGAACTGCGCGCCACACTCCGCAAGGCCGTACCGGAAAAGGAGCTGGACACGCCGCAGGGACAGGCCGAACTGCTCAAGCTAGCGCAGTCCTACTTTCCGCTGCGAATCGGCAACGAATACGTGCTGGACGCCGCCGCCCTGCCGTGGGGCCGCTCGTTCGAGTGGGATTTCGATTTGCAGACCCGCTGA